The proteins below come from a single Oncorhynchus keta strain PuntledgeMale-10-30-2019 chromosome 1, Oket_V2, whole genome shotgun sequence genomic window:
- the LOC118394991 gene encoding calcium/calmodulin-dependent protein kinase kinase 1-like, whose protein sequence is MSEDTDGLAELDSEHNAELADMVAAMNVASNRMTPPNGHRRPLAPARRKLSLSDRKLSLQERSTQQREARQPTIESKRVSISDSQDCIQLNQYKLKDEIGKGSYGVVRLAYNEDDEQYYAMKVFSKKKLMKMCGFPRRPPPRGASTEQGLPPKPLGPLERVYQEIAILKKLDHLNIVHLVEVLDDPAEDNLHMAFELMPKGPVMEVPSDTPFTEEQARFYFRDIILGIEYLHYQKIIHRDIKPSNLLLGDNGHVKIADFGVSNQFEGSDALLSSSAGTPAFMAPEMMTDHEQSFTGKALDVWAMGVTLYCFVYGKCPFIDEYIIGLHNKIRNRPVEFPNMPEVCKELKELIIRMLDKNPDSRITIPEIKDHPWVTEDGTDLLPLEEEHCTVVEVTEEEVQNSIKLIPSLSAVILVKSMLRKRSFSNPFECHNRRAERSMSAPGGLLADSWGRLETKVHPSLRKSSREGELDGNGEGELEDLTEDDGALAEGCW, encoded by the exons ATGAGTGAAGACACTGATGGACTGGCAGAGCTGGACTCTGAGCACAATGCAGAGCTGGCTGACATGGTGGCCGCCATGAACGTGGCATCCAACCGGATGACCCCTCCCAACGGCCACCGAAGGCCCCTTGCACCAGCGCGCCGGAAGCTGTCATTGTCAGACAGGAAGCTATCATTGCAGGAGCGATCAACCCAGCAGCGAGAGGCTCGACAGCCCACCATCGAGTCCAAGCGGGTGTCCATTTCAGATtcccag GATTGTATCCAGCTCAACCAATACAAGTTGAAGGATGAGATTGGAAAG GGCTCATATGGTGTGGTGAGATTAGCTTACAATGAAGATGATGAACAATACTAC GCAATGAAAGTTTTTTCAAAAAAGAAGCTGATGAAGATGTGTGGATTTCCTC GACGCCCCCCTCCCCGAGGAGCCAGCACAGAACAGGGACTGCCACCCAAACCCCTGGGGCCACTGGAGAGAGTCTACCAGGAGATCGCCATCCTGAAGAAACTAGACCACCTTAACATTGTCCATCTGGTGGAG GTTCTTGATGATCCTGCTGAAGACAATCTCCACATGG CCTTTGAGTTAATGCCAAAAGG CCCAGTGATGGAGGTGCCCTCAGACACTCCCTTCACAGAGGAACAAGCCCGCTTTTACTTCAGAGACATAATTCTGGGGATTGAATACT TGCACTACCAGAAGATCATCCACAGAGACATCAAGCCTTCCAACCTGTTACTGGGAGACAATGGGCACGTGAAGATTGCAGACTTTGGTGTCAGTAACCAGTTTGAGGGGAGTGATGCTCTCCTGTCCAGCTCAGCAGGGACTCCAGCCTTCATGGCCCCAGAGATGATGACTGATCATGAGCAGAGCTTTACTGGCAAG GCCTTGGATGTGTGGGCCATGGGAGTCACCCTGTACTGCTTTGTCTATGGGAAG TGCCCTTTCATCGATGAATACATCATCGGCCTGCACAATAAGATCAGGAACAGGCCTGTGGAGTTCCCAAACAT GCCTGAAGTATGCAAGGAGTTGAAGGAGCTTATTATAAGAATGCTGGATAAAAATCCTGATTCAAGGATCACCATTCCTGAAATCAAG GACCATCCGTGGGTGACGGAGGATGGCACTGACCTTCTACCCCTGGAGGAAGAACACTGCACCGTGGTGGAGGTGACTGAGGAGGAGGTCCAAAACTCCATCAAACTCATCCCCAGTCTGTCTGCTGTG ATCCTGGTGAAGTCCATGCTGAGGAAGAGGTCTTTTAGTAACCCCTTTGAGTGTCACAACAGAAGGGCAGAGAGGTCTATGTCTGCTCCAGGAGGTCTTCTTGC GGACTCTTGGGGGCGACTGGAAACCAAGGTTCATCCTTCATTGAG
- the LOC118394999 gene encoding vacuolar protein sorting-associated protein 37D-like, translating into MMPWHFDSKSVTDQLRVLRTVELRELLRDEEKISQIIRFSQKFQGLQGAKETVLVSNSRLAETSLSHEPELNTGKLWLAKKYQELEKFTNIIQAKQNQLVLLEKRSLHMVQWLLLNKLAHSEEECDALSQKFTDGKISLEHFVESCQRSCKLYHIRLVQAEKIQEFIKPEHKPQRPTENHNSREPSVDFPLSPHPNICHVFYGLTPAIILPNVYHSVSSAPVHFRMGPYLPPLSDHIINSAQLMRPVASPFDTCQPVGLRVYGKGHAPRWPARPVRLQRLNNIQSRHLQQDPPPH; encoded by the exons ATGATGCCTTGGCATTTCGACTCAAAGTCAGTAACTGACCAATTAAGGGTTTTGAGGACTGTTGAATTGCGGGAGCTTCTGCGGGATGAAGAAAAAATTAGCCAGATCATCAGATTCAGCCAAAAG TTTCAGGGGCTTCAGGGAGCAAAGGAGACTGTGTTGGTCTCCAACAGTAGATTGGCAGAGACCAGTCTCTCTCATGAGCCAGAGCTCAATACTGGTAAGCTATGGTTAGCCAAGAAGTACCAGGAACTGGAGAAATTCACCAATATCATCCAAGCCAAACAGAACCAACTTG TTTTACTGGAGAAACGTAGCCTTCACATGGTCCAGTGGCTTCTCCTGAACAAGCTGGCCCACTCTGAAGAAGAATGTGAT GCTCTCTCACAGAAATTCACAGATGGGAAAATATCCCTGGAGCATTTTGTGGAGTCATGTCAAAGATCTTGTAAGCTCTACCATATTCGTCTGGTTCAGGCAGAGAAAATCCAAGAGTTTATCAAGCCTGAACACAAACCCCAAAGGCCCACTGAGAATCACAATAGTAGGGAGCCATCAGTTGACTTCCCCCTGAGCCCCCATCCCAACATCTGCCATGTTTTCTATGGCCTCACCCCTGCTATTATTCTGCCTAACGTCTACCACTCTGTCAGCTCTGCTCCGGTCCACTTCCGGATGGGTCCATATCTACCGCCCCTGAGTGACCACATCATTAACAGCGCTCAACTTATGAGGCCTGTAGCCTCACCTTTTGACACATGTCAACCTGTGGGCCTTAGAGTGTATGGAAAGGGACATGCTCCCAGGTGGCCAGCCAGGCCTGTACGTCTGCAGCGACTCAACAACATACAGTCCAGACATCTTCAGCAGGACCCACCACCACATTGA
- the LOC118395007 gene encoding mitochondrial uncoupling protein 2-like yields MWLKEYGLVFYDCISHPRYSSTLIDAGIGSRLVARCTTGAMAVAFAQPTDMVKVQFQAQVRGAEGEGVKRDSGIMDAYRTIARTESIRGLWKGCGPNITRNDIVNCSELVIYDIIKELILKYNIMTAFISGLITTIVASPVDVVKTRFANCSAGKYNSAINCAVTMMRNKGPKAFYKGFMPSFLHIGSWNIVMFVTYEQIKMHVMRSQQSWESLYLTCIILTDCCVDFSY; encoded by the exons ATGTGGCTGAAAGAATATGGCTTGGTGTTTTATGACTGCATCTCTCATCCTCGCTACTCCTCTACTCTCATAGATGCAGGCATTGGGAGTCGGCTGGTGGCACGCTGTACGACCGGGGCCATGGCAGTAGCCTTTGCTCAGCCAACAGACATGGTGAAAGTGCAGTTCCAGGCTCAAGTAAGGGGAGCTGAAGGGGAAGGGGTAAAGAGAGATAGCGGCATCATGGACGCCTACAGAACCATCGCCAGGACTGAGAGCATCAGAGGActatggaaag GTTGTGGCCCAAACATAACTCGTAACGACATAGTGAACTGTTCGGAGCTGGTGATTTATGACATCATCAAGGAACTTATCCTGAAGTATAACATCATGACTG CCTTCATTTCTGGACTCATCACCACTATTGTGGCGTCTCCTGTAGATGTAGTAAAGACCCGGTTCGCGAACTGTTCAGCTGGAAAATACAACAGTGCTATAAACTGCGCTGTTACAATGATGAGAAACAAGGGACCCAAAGCCTTCTATAAAGG GTTCATGCCTTCTTTCCTTCACATTGGCTCCTGGAACATTGTAATGTTTGTCACATATGAGCAAATCAAGATGCATGTGATGAGATCTCAGCAGTCCTGGGAGTCTCTTTATCTTACCTGTATCATCCTGACAGACTGCTGTGTGGATTTCTCCTACTGA